The window GGCTGACATACACCCAGAGCAGGATGATATTTAGCCAGAGTGGCAGCCCCTAACAGTAAATCCATGCATCCACCTGGATGGCTGCAGGGAGGCCCAGCAAGGCTCAAATCCAAAGGGAAGCCACCCTTCCTCTAGTGGTCTGGAAGGCTTTCCTGGCACTTGCATGGGGATCTGATCATTGCAGGATAGCTTCTAGTGGTTCCCCTTGTGCCCTGGCTTCCCATCATCTTCAGGCTGGCAGAACCTACCCTGTTCATCTGGCCTGATGCCCAGAGTTTGGTGCCAGCACTGGCTAGTGCCCAACCCCAGTAAGCACCAAATGGAGACAAGTCTATATCTCCTCCATGATTGCTTCTGTTGTAAAAAGCCTGCCTTCATCTCAAAATTCAaccaaagcagctgctgcaagcCAGCAAACACTGAGGAGATGGAAGGTTGGTGAGATATGATCCCACTGGCTCCTCAAAGCCCTTCCCACAGGAGAAAAGGGACCTTGCAAGTCAAACAGTAGTTCCAGGAGACATTCCGAATACCACAGCTACAAAACATGCTGACATCCACTCTCCACCCTGGTACCCTACCACTATGGAGGGCACTGCAGCGTCTAATGCGGCTAAcactgtgcctgctgctcctctcctgccagcGGCCATGGGtttcagctctgccttctggcCGATCTACCTTCCAGCATGACATGCAGACATCTGTCCTGCTCTTCTGAAGACCACTCTTTGCCAGGAAGGCACCGTTTGCCCAAGCCTTCAGTAGGTGAAGACATGAGTCCACCTATGCAAAAGCTTGGCTTAGTGCTCCCCAGGCTGAGATCTGCAAGGCACGTGCCTGAGCTGCAACCCCTGAGCACCAGCTCTGTACAGCGAAAACTGGAGAAACCTCTCTGCCTGGCAACAGCAGTACCCTTCCTCTCATCCTCATAGCACAAGGAGGCATGCTCACCCATGACACCCCTGGAAGCCAGGATTGGTGCTCAGCACCCTCAGCTGGCCTCTCTGGGGCAGGGCCCTGGTCCCTGGCTCATGCCATGGCTGGGTTTGAAGAGGAGCTGGTATCCTGAGCCAGAGCACCAACTGGGCCTTGGGAGTTTGCAGACAGATGGAGGAAAGAAACACCACCTGAAACTGCTGCAAAGTCCCTCAGTTGTGTATTACCCAAGCtggccagcagaagcagcaggataTGCAGGGTCAATgcatccctgctctgccccagagATGGTAGAgaggcagccagggcaggagccAAGATAGCAAAAGGCACTGTGTTACCAAACTTTCTTGAGGAGACAGTGCCATCCTCTGAGTCAAGCCACACAGGACAGGAAAGCAGCACTGGAAAACCTGAAGCCCACACAACTCATTTGGGGAAGTCATTAACAGAGGTGAAGTTCAGGCCATGTGTTTCAGGTTGGATGTTCCACCAAGGCAAAAGCTAAGCACGTTCCTCTCCTTGCCACAAGGCTGCAGATGGTGCCAGGGACAGAAGATCTCAATGCCAGCAACAACTGGCTGAGTGCCCAGAGGGTACTACCAACCAGCCCATCCAGTGGACCATGCCAGGGCCAagtgctgcagctggctgcaccccagggcacaggaGAGCAGTATGAACATACAGATATCCCAGCCTGGTGGAGCAGAGGCAGTCTCTGAACATGAGGTGGGTTCAGAGGCAGGCAATGCTGCAGTGCCATCAGCTGGGGAACAGCATTCCAGCTCAAGCTCTTGTGAGTTGCTTCCCCAGCCACTGTCTTCTGGGATCATTGtagaacacaatgtagaacaCAGGTCCTAGAAACGAGCATGTCCTCAAAGGCAAAGGGGAGgacagaggaaaagggaaagcagaTTGTACCAGATTTCCCCCCTGAGCACATCTCTTTCTCTCACCCTGCAGTGGCACACAGGGAGCAGGGGTTGGATATATTAGAAAGCACACCAGGAGAAGAGATCACCCTGCCAGCACCCCTCGTGAATAAAAAGCcctgaaacacagcaaagccTGGCCAGTGATGAGAGGACCAGTGACAGACTCCCCACTGTAGCTGTTCAATGACACACTTCTTGGAGCACTGGATTTTGCACTGGGAAGCAGTGATGCCTCACCTATTTTTTGGCTGAGGTGTCAAACATCTGATATGCTGCAAGCGGGGTCCCTTcgctcttctcttccccttcactttgccagcagggcagagcagtggaaattcagctccctttccctggtGAAAAGACCTACAGGGAGGCTGGGGTCTGAGCAAAGATTTCCCTGCTCTGTTCCCAACCAGCTGCttggaggtgctccaggcactctGAAATCTGGTTTAGGGTGCAAGGTAAGACCCAGCCACCCAGCTGAAGCATATGACAGGCAGCCAGCATGAGGATCTTGCTTGGAGAGGGGGAGTTACAGAAGGCTGTTAGAGCTTGCTTACTCCAAGCCATTATCTAGTGCCACTGCCTACAGTAAAGAGGATTATGGCTATACAGATCCTATTCAAATTCCACACCAAACTACTCCTCGCCAGGCCACACCCTGAGCAGGAACACACAGCCTCCACTGGCCAAGGAGAGCCCACTCCACTGGAGTCCTTGAGGAGAGAGTGCTGGTAGAAACCTGCACTGGAGTCCACAAAGTAAAGCTTCATTGGCAGGATGAGGGAAACCATTTTGCTCCGCCTCAGCAAGGAGCACCAGTGTGCAGCAACATAGTACTCAAAGGCACGTCTCCTACCTCCAGAGTAATGCTTACTAAATAATTGCACCTACTGCAGGCGGCTTTCCTGGTCTCTGTCTTTTAATATTCCAGTATAGGTATGTTAGTACAGGATTATCCCTCATTCGGAAGCACCAATTTAATAGGGGAAGAAACGGAAGAGGCAGAGCACTTGCCATGTGTTGCTAGAAGAAAAATCAACCCAACTGCCACCTATAGGTGTCCACAAGATGTCCACACATGCGCTGCATCCGACCCACCAGGACAGGGCAACATCCCCATTCACAGCCAGGCTAGCTGTTGAGCTATACCAGGTATCTTTCTACCTCTGTCACCCAGTGCTTTCCTTTGCTCTGAGGTGGCTTTCTCCAGAGGTCTTTGGGGCCTCCTGTGAAGGAAGGCTGGTTTCTTGGGCAGTCCTCAGATTGGCTTGCTGGAAGGCACAGGAATCCAGAAACATGCTGGGGATGCGGTCGCCAAAATACAGCTTGCTGTTTGCAGCTATCGCTTGGTATTTCATTAGTTCCAAATACTCAGGGGTAAGTTTCAGCTACAAAAAGATAAACCAGAGACTGTAAGAGACAACCTTCTGAGGCCCCCATCATTAGATTTCATCTTGGGCAGCTGCTTCCTGGGATGTGGGCTGTTAAATCAAGTGTTTTTCCAGTGCTGCCCACCTGAACCTAATCTCCTGTGCAGAGGAAGAGTAAGCAAGTCCTCTTCTGACTAGCTTTCAAGTGCTCACCTTGTTGGAATCAGCCAGCTTCTGAGCACTGTAGTACTCTGCATCAGCTTTTGCCTTCTCTCTTGCTAGGAACGCAGCGTCTAACCCAGCAACAGAGGACAGACAGGAAAAGATGCATTAGCAAGTGAAGAGCCCCATCACATTGAGCACCTGAGCCTTTGTCCCATGGGTACCAGCTGACCCAGGTGTGTCCCTGACATAGCCTGGCCCTGTACCTGCACTGCTGGCTTCTTGGAGAGGTACCTGCAAAGTGGAGGAACGACTCCAGCACACAACCTTGCACTACTGCACCCTTTACTATTTTTGCAGGATGGCAATGCTATCAGCTGAATTCTGAGATTCCTCTACATGCCACCACCCTCAGCTGCAATAGGACCCCAGCAGCATGCTAGCACCATGGTTACCTTCAATCTCAGAAATTCGcttctctgtttccttctccATAATCTTCTGTTGATAGTGAATCCTGGCCACCTGAGCAGCCTTCTCTGCCTCTGCAATCACAAAAGGCTCAACTTAGACGTTTGCTTCTCAGGGCTTGAGCACCCTGACCCAAGCGCCTGGCGGCAGAATCTGCCATGCAAGTAGTTTGCTCTTTGCTGCATCCCCTTCTGCTTGGACCCTGCAGTGCCAGGTTGTACCCCAAGCAATACAGTTACAGAAAGATAACACAGTTATGATTATTTCTAGACTTGCGTTGGCGGACATCCCTCTCACAAGTGGGATTCCTCCTGGCACAGGGACATTTAGCTTCAAGCCCAAGCAGTTTTTCTGGCAGAACTTACCTCTTGGCCTGCTGTAGCAGGAGCCCCTGTAGGGCAGAGGTGTTTGCTGGTCTGCTGAGGGAGGCAGGATGTAGATACAGCAGCAcaaacatttatattttctaaatgaTTGTTGGTACAGGCTGGCTGTACTTCCTTCAGGGAGCTGTCAGCAATGCATGACAACGTCCTACCCCAGCTTACTGGGGGACATAGGAATGGAAATTCAGTCTGGCCCCCGTCTGCTAGTACTCCCAAACTGGTGACATACCAATGAGTGCTTTCTTCCGGTCTGTCTCTGCCTCCTTCTCTACTACCTTCTGCTTCTGGGCTGCAATTAGCAGCTTGGTCTTCTCAGCCTCCCTGCAGGGTGAGAAACATTATCACAGGGAAATGGAGtggaggagcagctctgcaaaccAGGGCACAACCATGAGGATTAGCTCTGCCTTCAGCTGTATGAGCACATGTGCAGCCAGCAGGCCAAAGGAAAAGATTATTCCCCCTCTCTGGCACATCTGGatgtgaggccacatctggatgCTATATACAGTTTGAAGCAATCAGGATGTGGACTGAGTGCAGTGCAAGGCTACTGCAATTCTGTGAGTTTTCTGGAGGGGAGCTTATGGGTGAGACATAAGACCCCGAGCCATGAATTCAGTTTAAAGTCTTCTGCAGGTTCTCTATAGAGCATCAGTGACCTCTCTACACATAGGAGTAGGAACATTGATCAACAGAGCCTTGATGTGGACCCTGTATATGCTAAAAAACATCTTTGTGAAGCGCTGAAAGGCTTCAAAGTGGAAGAGCTATACAAACGAAGAAACAGAATGCACAAGTGCACCTAGCCAAACACACACTGACTAGAGCCCACCTCTCACCTGAGCACCAGGTAAGACCTTTCTAATAGCATTATAACTATGCTGGACCCTCAAAATCAATGCATACAATTTTATGCACAGCTACTCACATTAGCTCAAAATTTCTCCGGATTGCTTCTGGGATTTTGGGTTTTGTAACACGCACAGCCTATGAATAAAGAGAAGCGAGTGTatattaaattaaacattttgatGCGAGCAGCATAACTTAGAAATGTCTTTGCAAAAACAGCTGTACTGCTCTGGACACCTCCACATTGATCCAAGACTACACATAATGGTTTTCAATCCTCTTGTACAACACAGCCGAGCACAGCCACTCTCACAGAGGTGCCTTACATTTGTATTTCCTGTCTTTGCACCTTTTATGGCACCCTAAGTGATCAAGTAAGGCCTGTGGAATAGAATCCCAAAGAAGGCTACCACCTTTGTTAGGAGCAGCTTAGTTCACCCCAAAGACTCTTCAAACATCACCATATAACGCTTCCCAAAGTACTGCTCAAGAAAGGGGCTCACAAAcacaatgaaattaaattgCAGGAGCGAAACTTGCAAAACAAAGGCAGGGCTAAGAGCTCAAGAATGggttttccagaagaaaagttTGCAAAAGCGACACCACAATGACAGACAGTGGTGAAGATGGGAGAGCAGTAGGGCCTGGGTGGCAGCTGGgaactgctgctgtttgcaaCTGTGGATCATCAAGAGCGATCTGCATGGTGACGCTGACACCACAACTCGGTACATGCCAGAGGTAGCCACtaagctgctctgcagaaaattCTCTGAAATATGAGGGAAACACTTCCAGAGGCAggaccaggagctgctgcccagctggCATGTTGTGTGGCTCATTACTGAGCTTTGGGAGATGTAGATTGACAGTCCACGGCTGTACAATTGCTTCACAACCCTCCTGCTCCACCTCCACTGTAGATCTAGTGCTGAACCTGCCGCTCCTCTCTGGTGTCAGTAAGTCTGCAAAGAACTGAGGGCCTTCCACAGAGGGGAATGGGATACAGACACAACCAGGCAAGtcttcatctacaaattgtgAAAAGGGAATTGCGTCCATGCGACAGGCACCCTGGTCCTGGCAAACACACCCTGCCTGGGGAGAAGGAGCCAGCCTGTCATCAAAACAGGACACttgggaatcacagaatggtttgggttgcaAGGCACCTTCCAAGATCATCCAGTTCAACACactcctgccatgggcagggacatcttccactagaaTAGGAAGCTCAAAGCCTtatccaacctgaccttgaacacttccagtgatggggcatTCACAACTTCTCCAGGGaatctgttccagtgtctcaccacccatttcttccttatatccaatctaaacctaccctatttcagtttaaaaccattgcccatTGTcttgtcactacaggccttaGTAAAAAGCCCTCTTCGTACATTGGAAGTCATTGGTTTCCCtggaaccttctcttctccaggctgaacaactccaactctgctgcttctctgaacaagcaaagaaagcagGTT of the Phalacrocorax aristotelis chromosome 14, bGulAri2.1, whole genome shotgun sequence genome contains:
- the ERLIN1 gene encoding erlin-1 isoform X3, with protein sequence MIYIDRIEVVNKLAPYAVYDIVRNYTADYDKTLIFNKIHHELNQFCSAHTLQEVYIELFDQIDENLKLALQNDLNVMAPGLTIQAVRVTKPKIPEAIRRNFELMEAEKTKLLIAAQKQKVVEKEAETDRKKALIEAEKAAQVARIHYQQKIMEKETEKRISEIEDAAFLAREKAKADAEYYSAQKLADSNKLKLTPEYLELMKYQAIAANSKLYFGDRIPSMFLDSCAFQQANLRTAQETSLPSQEAPKTSGESHLRAKESTG
- the ERLIN1 gene encoding erlin-1 isoform X1; amino-acid sequence: MAQAGVVVAAATGLLVLFLYSSIHKVEEGHLAVYYRGGALLTNPSGPGYHIMLPFITTFKSVQTTLQTDEVKNVPCGTSGGVMIYIDRIEVVNKLAPYAVYDIVRNYTADYDKTLIFNKIHHELNQFCSAHTLQEVYIELFDQIDENLKLALQNDLNVMAPGLTIQAVRVTKPKIPEAIRRNFELMEAEKTKLLIAAQKQKVVEKEAETDRKKALIEAEKAAQVARIHYQQKIMEKETEKRISEIEDAAFLAREKAKADAEYYSAQKLADSNKLKLTPEYLELMKYQAIAANSKLYFGDRIPSMFLDSCAFQQANLRTAQETSLPSQEAPKTSGESHLRAKESTG
- the ERLIN1 gene encoding erlin-1 isoform X2; the protein is MAQAGVVVAAATGLLVLFLYSSIHKVEEGHLAVYYRGGALLTNPSGPGYHIMLPFITTFKSVQTTLQTDEVKNVPCGTSGGVMIYIDRIEVVNKLAPYADQIDENLKLALQNDLNVMAPGLTIQAVRVTKPKIPEAIRRNFELMEAEKTKLLIAAQKQKVVEKEAETDRKKALIEAEKAAQVARIHYQQKIMEKETEKRISEIEDAAFLAREKAKADAEYYSAQKLADSNKLKLTPEYLELMKYQAIAANSKLYFGDRIPSMFLDSCAFQQANLRTAQETSLPSQEAPKTSGESHLRAKESTG
- the ERLIN1 gene encoding erlin-1 isoform X4; this encodes MIYIDRIEVVNKLAPYADQIDENLKLALQNDLNVMAPGLTIQAVRVTKPKIPEAIRRNFELMEAEKTKLLIAAQKQKVVEKEAETDRKKALIEAEKAAQVARIHYQQKIMEKETEKRISEIEDAAFLAREKAKADAEYYSAQKLADSNKLKLTPEYLELMKYQAIAANSKLYFGDRIPSMFLDSCAFQQANLRTAQETSLPSQEAPKTSGESHLRAKESTG